In a genomic window of Quercus lobata isolate SW786 chromosome 4, ValleyOak3.0 Primary Assembly, whole genome shotgun sequence:
- the LOC115986145 gene encoding uncharacterized protein LOC115986145, which produces MKILSWNCQGLGNPWTVQSLRSLVRDQAPMVCFLMETRLNKEGFEEKCGDLPFANKIVVKYPNLGGGIALLWKECVKLDVINYTANHILAKVVDKDGFWWYLTGFYGWPENSQKAKSWELLRHLRTLVDGPWVCIGDYNAALNSTEKLSKRPVQSNQMEAFRETLEHCHLEDLGFRGYKYTWNNKRPGDANTRVRLDRATTTAEWREKFPLSTVNHLSSHASDHLPIMLHVQSSRRLRYKGQRGFKFEETWLLAEECNEVVNAAWRKGGAEATGLEEARQKIVDCAAELQAWGVARSHTDSEEIKVLQKRVEVLNSAELTEESKADFLATSKKLDELLLKQEIYWAQRSRVSWLKHGDKNMKFFHSKASQRRRRNWIQGIKNSNEEWVEEGEDIARVALDYFDNLFQAEACDKVDECLRAGTPKVTPNMQQFLLTSFSAEEIKTALFQMGSAKAPGPDGRLIIDNVLVAYETLHTMHGRKKGKKGSLALKLDINKAYDRVEWDFLRGIMEKLGFPETWVDRVMGCVTTASFSVLINESFTSLLQEADMESRIKGVSICRRAPRISNLLFANDSLLFCQANKKEVKEIKEILQVYASASGQSINLEKSSVYFSSNTPVEQKNWIKDVMGVKEVERFETYLGLPTLVGNERKIHWRSWSKLTEPKRMAGMGFQDLHSFNLAMLAKQGWRLIQEQESLLYQHFKARYFPRSQFMDASDSPNSSYVWKSIMAAKPILDRGCYWRVGDGADIKVLSDKWIPNYPTNGVIHPPSEVGRDWYVSDLIDPDLKWWRRDFIGTNFHKEDADAILRISLSHSHTSDAIVWSQNKRGVYSVKSGYYVARQNLKNENWAECSSSPKGRQVWSKLWKLRVPNKIKVFGWRACHNILPTRDNLVRRKILEDDGCMLCSRMAETGVHALWECAVAKDVWSSNMIRLQKCGQDQQDVLQLFQELMERLSTAKFEAFLVQSWLIWNQRNTVMHGGKLKDPSWLNKRAKDYLEDFHQAQGQLQIPVTSSSGHDTWFPPPEPIYKLNFDAAIFSKLGCSGVGAVIRNVHDEVMAAMSARGPPVIDNSEAEILACRKALEFAVDAGFTDLVIEGDNENVMRSVSASGADLSRLGHIIQDIKWLAHGLRWVSFSSIKRGANSVAHSIARYAKTVDEELYWAAVFVNDEDGQVRAIHKILGYDPIQKSFADPKHVIRANDPRLQKITVVESGFLITERSPIPKGIPSVGSSLSHQAVEDKGDLGLSEEEFGVFNQADPSEDPSSDLGDPNLSEAKLLSVGTSSRAKMGLKRKPPTSLFDLIEGQPGKAAQGKLQSSVPTPPPQPQPV; this is translated from the exons ATGAAAATATTAAGCtggaactgccaagggcttgggaacccttggacagTTCAAAGCCTTCGCAGCCTCGTGAGGGATCAAGCtcccatggtttgtttcttgaTGGAAACTAGACTAAACAAGGAAGGTTTTGAGGAAAAGTGTGGTGACTTACCGTTTGCTAATAAAATAGTTGTGAAGTATCCCAACTTAGGAGGCGGGATAGCATTACTGTGGAAGGAATGTGTTAAGTTGGATGTCATCAACTACACAGCCAACCATATACTAGCCAAGGTGGTAGATAAAGATGGCTTTTGGTGGTATCTAACTGGATTTTACGGATGGCCTGAGAACAGTCAGAAAGCTAAGTCATGGGAGCTTTTACGACATCTTCGCACGTTGGTGGACGGACCGTGGGTGTGCATTGGAGATTATAATGCTGCTCTAAACTCAACAGAGAAACTAAGTAAGAGACCGGTTCAAAGCAACCAAATGGAAGCATTTCGTGAGACGTTGGAGCATTGTCACCTTGAAGACTTGGGCTTTAGGGGATACAAATATACATGGAATAACAAACGGCCtggagatgcaaacacaagagtGAGATTAGACAGGGCCACAACCACTGCAGAGTGGAGGGAGAAATTTCCGCTAAGCACAGTAAACCATTTATCGTCTCACGCCTCAGACCACTTACCCATCATGCTGCATGTTCAAAGCTCTAGAAGGTTACGGTACAAGGGCCAGAGGGGGTTCAAGTTCGAGGAAACATGGTTATTGGCAGAAGAGTGTAACGAGGTGGTTAATGCCGCTTGGAGGAAGGGTGGGGCAGAAGCAACGGGGTTAGAAGAAGCTAGACAGAAGATAGTGGACTGTGCAGCGGAATTACAAGCATGGGGAGTTGCAAGGTCCCATACCGACTCGGAGGAAATTAAAGTGCTTCAGAAACGGGTTGAAGTGTTGAACTCGGCGGAACTCACAGAGGAGAGCAAAGCAGATTTCTTGGCAACTAGCAAGAAGCTGGATGAGTTACTCCTCAAACAAGAGATTTACTGGGCTCAAAGATCGCGGGTATCGTGGCTGAAGCATGGAgataaaaacatgaaattcTTTCATTCAAAGGCTTCCCAACGGAGAAGAAGAAACTGGATTCAGGGAATTAAAAACTCAAACGAAGAGTGGGTGGAGGAGGGGGAGGATATTGCAAGGGTGGCTTTGGATTACTTTGACAACTTATTTCAAGCAGAAGCATGTGACAAGGTTGATGAGTGCCTAAGGGCTGGAACTCCAAAGGTGACTCCAAATATGCAGCAATTTTTGTTAACTAGCTTTAGTGCGGAAGAGATTAAGACAGCATTGTTTCAGATGGGATCTGCAAAAGCACCTGGACCCGACG GTCGCCTAATCATTGATAATGTTTTAGTAGCATATGAGACACTACATACTATGCATGGGAGGAAAAAGGGGAAGAAGGGTTCACTTGCTCTAAAACTAGATATCAATAAGGCGTATGACCGGGTAGAATGGGATTTTCTACGTGGAATCATGGAGAAATTGGGATTTCCAGAGACATGGGTGGATAGAGTGATGGGTTGTGTGACTACTGCTTCCTTTTCTGTTCTCATTAATG AGAGTTTTACTTCTTTATTACAGGAAGCAGATATGGAGAGTCGAATCAAGGGTGTCTCTATATGCAGAAGGGCGCCACGTATTTCTAACTTACTCTTTGCAAATGATTCTTTATTATTCTGCCAAGCCAATAAGAAAGAAGTGAAGGAGATAAAAGAAATTTTGCAGGTGTATGCTAGTGCTTCGGGACAATCCATTAACTTGGAAAAGTCTTCGGTGTATTTTAGTAGCAATACACCCGTGgaacaaaaaaattggataaaagACGTGATGGGCGTTAAGGAAGTGGAGCGATTTGAAACTTACTTGGGCTTGCCTACATTG GTGGGGAATGAGAGGAAAATTCATTGGAGGAGTTGGAGCAAGCTCACTGAACCAAAGAGAATGGCAGGAATGGGATTTCAAGACCTACACTCATTCAACCTTGCAATGCTAGCAAAGCAAGGGTGGAGGCTTATACAAGAACAGGAATCACTACTGTACCAACATTTTAAAGCTAGATATTTCCCGAGAAGCCAATTCATGGATGCCTCGGACTCACCAAATAGCTCTTATGTGTGGAAGAGTATCATGGCAGCCAAACCGATCCTAGACAGGGGATGCTATTGGAGGGTCGGTGATGGGGCTGACATTAAGGTGCTTTCTGATAAGTGGATTCCAAACTACCCAACAAATGGAGTGATTCACCCACCAAGCGAGGTAGGAAGAGATTGGTACGTCTCTGATCTTATTGACCCGGACTTGAAATGGTGGAGAAGGGATTTTATTGGTACAAATTTCCACAAGGAGGATGCGGATGCCATTCTACGAATATCGTTGAGTCATAGCCACACATCAGATGCCATAGTTTGGTCACAAAACAAAAGAGGAGTTTACTCTGTAAAATCAGGATATTATGTAGCAAGacaaaatctcaaaaatgaaAACTGGGCGGAGTGTTCCTCGAGTCCAAAAGGAAGGCAAGTATGGTCAAAACTATGGAAACTAAGGGTGCCAAATAAGATTAAGGTATTTGGGTGGAGAGCCTGCCACAATATACTCCCCACCCGTGATAATTTGGTAAGGAGGAAAATATTAGAGGATGACGGGTGTATGCTCTGTTCAAGGATGGCCGAAACAGGGGTCCATGCGCTGTGGGAATGTGCAGTGGCGAAAGATGTTTGGTCGAGCAACATGATTAGACTTCAAAAGTGTGGTCAAGATCAGCAGGATGTACTCCAACTATTCCAAGAATTGATGGAGAGATTATCTACAGCTAAGTTTGAAGCTTTTTTGGTTCAATCTTGGCTTATCTGGAACCAAAGGAACACGGTGATGCATGGAGGTAAGTTGAAAGACCCAAGCTGGCTGAATAAGAGGGCGAAGGACTACCTGGAGGATTTCCACCAAGCACAGGGGCAGTTGCAGATTCCTGTAACATCTTCAAGTGGTCATGACACATGGTTTCCGCCGCCTGAACCAATCTACAAGTTGAACTTTGATGCAGCAATTTTTTCGAAGTTGGGGTGCTCAGGAGTTGGGGCGGTGATACGGAATGTGCACGACGAAGTTATGGCAGCAATGTCAGCACGAGGTCCTCCCGTTATTGACAATTCAGAGGCTGAAATTTTAGCATGCAGAAAGGCGCTCGAATTTGCTGTGGATGCTGGGTTCACGGACTTGGTCATCGAAGGGGATAATGAAAATGTCATGAGATCAGTCTCGGCTTCAGGAGCAGACTTGTCACGGCTTGGTCACATCATTCAAGACATCAAATGGCTTGCACATGGACTTCGTTGGGTATCCTTCAGTAGTATTAAGCGAGGGGCCAACTCTGTGGCACACTCCATAGCTAGATATGCAAAAACTGTGGATGAAGAATTGTACTGG GCGGCggtttttgtaaatgacgagGATGGTCAAGTCAGAGCCATTCATAAAATCTTAGGGTATGATCCCATccagaagtcatttgccgacCCAAAGCACGTGATCAGAGCTAACGATCCTCGGCTTCAGAAAATCACTGTAGTCGAGTCCGGGTTTTTGATCACTGAAAGATCTCCTATCCCAAAGGGCATCCCGTCGGTGGGCTCTTCCTTGTCTCACCAAGCAGTAGAGGACAAAGGTGATTTGGGtctgtccgaggaggaattcggGGTATTTAACCAAGCTGACCCATCCGAGGACCCTTCCAGTGATCTGGGTGACCCAAACTTGTCCGAAGCAAAACTGTTGTCAGTGGGAACATCTTCTCGGGCAAAGATGGGTCTTAAAAGAAAGCCCCCGACCAGCTTATTCGACCTCATCGAGGGTCAGCCGGGGAAGGCTGCGCAGGGAAAGCTGCAATCTAGTGTTCCAACTCCCCCACCCCAGCCCCAGCCTGTCTAG